In the genome of Limnobaculum zhutongyuii, one region contains:
- the tyrP gene encoding tyrosine transporter TyrP — protein sequence MRNRTLGSIFIVAGTTIGAGMLAMPLAAAGVGFGVTFAMLVILWMMMCYTALLLVEVYQHSHFDDGLGTLAKRYLGAKGHLLAGFAMLFLMYALVAAYISGGGELLFVSLKDSMGLDLPPVSGPLLFAIIGGGVVCIGTHSVDLINRILFSAKIVFLVIMLSLMIPHVQAVNLTTLPLEQGLAISAIPLIFTSFGFHGSIPSIVKYMNGDVAKLRKIFIIGSAIPLIAYILWQLATLGAISSSTFVGIIAAESGLNGLLQAVKEVVNTPSVEISVRLFSALALATSFLGVALGLFDYLADLFKRANNTSGRLQTGLITFLPPLMFALFYQKGFIMALGYAAIALSILALLLPAMLVMQSRKQNQGGYRVPGGSLGLFLALAFGFAIILIQFGIVFGWLPQT from the coding sequence GTGAGGAATCGCACTCTGGGTAGTATATTTATCGTTGCCGGTACCACTATCGGTGCAGGGATGTTAGCCATGCCTCTGGCAGCGGCAGGCGTCGGTTTTGGCGTCACCTTTGCTATGTTGGTTATCTTATGGATGATGATGTGTTACACCGCGTTGCTGTTGGTGGAAGTTTATCAGCACAGCCATTTTGATGATGGGCTTGGCACTCTGGCTAAACGTTATCTGGGGGCTAAAGGCCATCTTCTTGCCGGTTTCGCCATGTTGTTTTTGATGTATGCCTTAGTAGCTGCCTATATCAGCGGCGGTGGCGAGTTACTGTTTGTCAGCCTGAAAGATTCTATGGGACTGGATCTTCCTCCGGTTTCAGGCCCTTTGCTGTTCGCTATTATTGGTGGTGGCGTTGTCTGCATTGGTACTCACTCCGTTGACCTGATTAACCGCATCCTGTTCAGTGCAAAAATTGTGTTTCTGGTGATCATGCTGTCCCTGATGATCCCACACGTACAGGCAGTTAACCTGACCACATTACCGCTGGAACAAGGCCTTGCGATTTCGGCGATTCCGTTGATTTTCACCTCTTTTGGCTTCCACGGCAGTATCCCAAGCATTGTTAAGTATATGAATGGCGATGTGGCGAAACTACGCAAAATCTTTATTATCGGCAGCGCCATCCCACTGATTGCTTATATTTTATGGCAGTTGGCAACGCTGGGTGCGATCAGCTCCAGCACCTTTGTGGGTATTATTGCCGCCGAATCGGGTTTAAATGGTTTACTGCAAGCAGTTAAAGAAGTGGTAAACACCCCAAGCGTTGAAATATCCGTGCGTCTGTTCTCTGCTCTGGCACTGGCGACGTCCTTCCTGGGTGTTGCGCTGGGGCTGTTTGATTATCTGGCGGATCTGTTTAAGCGTGCTAACAATACCTCCGGCCGTCTGCAAACCGGGCTGATTACCTTCCTGCCACCTTTAATGTTTGCCCTGTTCTATCAGAAAGGCTTCATTATGGCGCTGGGTTATGCGGCTATTGCCTTATCTATTCTGGCTCTGCTATTACCGGCCATGTTGGTTATGCAATCCCGTAAACAAAATCAAGGCGGTTACCGCGTTCCCGGCGGTTCGTTAGGGCTGTTTCTTGCCCTGGCTTTTGGCTTCGCTATTATTCTGATTCAGTTTGGTATTGTGTTTGGCTGGTTGCCGCAGACGTAA
- a CDS encoding catalase, whose protein sequence is MSDKKLTTASGVPVVDNNNVMTAGPRGPMLLQDIWFLEKLAHFDREVIPERRMHAKGSGAYGTFTVTHDITKYTRAKIFSEIGKKTDLFVRFSTVAGERGAADAERDIRGFAIKFYTEEGNWDLVGNDTPVFYLRDPLKFPDLNHVVKRDPHTNLRNPTYKWDFFSQLPESLHQLTIDFSDRGLPKSYRNMHGFGSHTFSFISEDNQRYWVKFHFRCQQGIENLMDEEAEALIGKDRESSQRDLYDNIAAGNFPRWKLFVQIIPENEISKLPYNPFDLTKVWLHKDAPLIEVGVMELNRNPDNYFAEVEQVAMNPANVVPGVSFSPDKMLQGRLFSYGDAHRYRLGINHHQIPVNAPRCPFHNYHRDGAMRIDGNSGNGATYEPNSFGVFKEQPNFSEPPLTLEGAADHWNHREDDDYFSQPRALFNLLSKEEHQRMFKRIAGELCEVPENIRQRQIDLFTKVHPDYGNGVIEALKKMK, encoded by the coding sequence ATGAGCGATAAGAAACTAACCACGGCATCTGGTGTGCCGGTAGTTGATAACAATAATGTAATGACCGCAGGACCAAGAGGACCGATGCTGTTACAGGATATCTGGTTCCTTGAAAAACTAGCTCACTTTGACCGCGAAGTCATTCCTGAGCGTCGTATGCATGCTAAAGGTTCCGGTGCTTACGGTACTTTTACCGTGACACATGACATTACCAAATATACCCGCGCTAAAATTTTCTCTGAGATTGGTAAAAAAACCGATCTGTTTGTTCGCTTCTCTACCGTAGCCGGTGAGCGCGGTGCAGCCGATGCAGAACGGGATATTCGTGGTTTTGCCATCAAATTCTATACCGAAGAAGGCAACTGGGATCTGGTGGGTAACGACACCCCTGTTTTCTATCTGCGTGACCCGTTAAAATTCCCGGACTTGAACCACGTAGTAAAACGCGACCCACATACTAACCTGCGTAACCCAACCTATAAGTGGGATTTCTTCTCTCAGTTACCTGAATCTCTGCATCAGTTAACCATCGACTTCAGTGACCGTGGACTACCGAAGTCTTACCGCAATATGCATGGGTTTGGCAGCCATACTTTCAGTTTTATCAGCGAAGACAACCAACGTTATTGGGTTAAATTCCATTTCCGCTGCCAGCAAGGCATTGAGAACCTGATGGATGAGGAAGCCGAAGCGCTGATTGGTAAAGATCGTGAAAGCTCACAGCGTGACCTGTATGACAACATCGCGGCCGGCAACTTCCCTCGCTGGAAGCTGTTTGTACAGATCATTCCGGAAAATGAAATTTCCAAACTGCCTTACAACCCGTTTGACTTAACTAAAGTCTGGTTACATAAAGATGCACCACTGATTGAAGTGGGTGTAATGGAACTGAATCGTAATCCGGATAACTACTTTGCTGAAGTTGAGCAAGTTGCGATGAACCCGGCCAACGTGGTACCAGGCGTAAGCTTCTCTCCGGACAAAATGTTACAGGGTCGTCTGTTCTCCTATGGTGATGCTCATCGTTACCGTTTAGGCATTAACCATCATCAAATCCCGGTTAACGCCCCTCGCTGCCCATTCCATAACTACCATCGTGATGGTGCTATGCGTATCGATGGCAACAGCGGTAACGGCGCAACTTACGAGCCAAACAGCTTTGGTGTATTTAAAGAGCAACCAAACTTTAGCGAACCACCGCTAACTTTAGAAGGTGCAGCTGACCACTGGAATCATCGTGAAGACGACGATTACTTCAGCCAACCACGCGCCCTGTTTAACCTGCTAAGCAAAGAAGAACATCAACGAATGTTCAAGCGTATTGCAGGAGAGCTCTGTGAAGTTCCGGAAAACATTCGTCAGCGTCAAATCGACCTGTTTACCAAAGTTCATCCGGACTATGGGAATGGCGTTATTGAAGCGCTGAAAAAGATGAAATAA